One window of Methanothermobacter tenebrarum genomic DNA carries:
- the rpl12p gene encoding 50S ribosomal protein P1 — protein sequence MEYIYAAMLLHATGKEINEENVKKVLEAAGAEVDDARVKALIAALEEVDIEEAMETAAVAPAAGAPTAEAAEEKEEEEEEEEEEEEEEEEEEAAAGLGALFG from the coding sequence ATGGAATATATATACGCAGCAATGCTATTACACGCTACAGGCAAAGAAATAAACGAAGAGAACGTGAAAAAAGTGCTAGAGGCAGCTGGAGCAGAAGTCGATGACGCCAGGGTAAAAGCTTTGATAGCAGCACTAGAAGAAGTTGACATTGAAGAAGCAATGGAAACAGCAGCTGTAGCCCCAGCAGCAGGAGCACCAACAGCTGAAGCTGCAGAAGAAAAAGAAGAGGAAGAAGAAGAGGAAGAAGAGGAGGAAGAAGAGGAAGAGGAAGAGGAGGCAGCCGCTGGTCTAGGCGCACTCTTCGGCTAA